A genomic stretch from Setaria viridis chromosome 1, Setaria_viridis_v4.0, whole genome shotgun sequence includes:
- the LOC117861568 gene encoding phosphatidyl-N-methylethanolamine N-methyltransferase, translating to MVSMAAAVGVLLPFPFYYALWTHPQRWVDLCGRGADPCRRMAQVSHVLKALQLLALASVASFSWPPPLYCPVLLAVGQYLNFKVYQLLGESGTYYGVRFGKKIPWVTEFPFGYIKDPQYVGSMLSLAALLCWVPLPYVLLWCLGYVFMMWIEHKEDPATRAKPLS from the exons ATGGTCTCCATGGCGGCCGCCGTGGGCGTGCTGCTGCCCTTCCCGTTCTACTACGCGCTGTGGACCCACCCGCAGCGGTGGGTGGACCtgtgcggccgcggcgccgaccCGTGCCGCCGCATGGCGCAGGTCTCCCACGTTCTCAAGGCGCTCCAGCTCCTGGCCCTCGCCTCCGTCGCCTCCTTCTCGTGGCCCCCGCCGCTCTACTGCcccgtcctcctcgccgtcggccAGTACCTCAACTTCAA gGTGTACCAGCTGCTTGGTGAGTCTGGTACCTACTACGGCGTCCGGTTTGGAAAGAAGATCCCGTGGGTGACGGAGTTTCCCTTCGGCTACATCAAAGACCCGCAGTATGTCGGGAGCATGCTcagcctcgccgcgctcctgtGCTGGGTTCCGCTCCCGTACGTGCTGCTGTGGTGCCTCGGTTACGTTTTCATGATGTGGATCGAACACAAGGAAGACCCTGCCACCCGTGCGAAGCCGCTCTCCTGA